Proteins from a single region of Rhinolophus sinicus isolate RSC01 linkage group LG13, ASM3656204v1, whole genome shotgun sequence:
- the PMEPA1 gene encoding protein TMEPAI isoform X2 — protein sequence MSSAELEFVEITIIVLVVMVMVVVITCLLSHYKLSARSFISRHSQARRRDDALSSEGCLWPPESSVSGSGIPEPQVYAPPRPTDRLSMPPFTQRDRFHRFQPTYPYLQHEIDLPPTISLSDGEEPPPYQGPCTLQLRDPEQQLELNRESVRAPPNRTIFDSDLMDSATLGGPCPPSSNSGISATCYGGGGRMEGPPPTYSEVIGHYPGSSSFQHQQSSGPSSLLEGPRLPHAHISPLESTAAWSQEKEKQKGHPL from the exons CGGAGCTGGAGTTCGTGGAGATCACCATCATcgtgctggtggtgatggtgatggtggtggtgatcaCGTGCCTGCTGAGCCACTACAAGCTGTCCGCACGCTCCTTCATCAGCCGGCACAGCCAGGCCAGGAGGAGAGACGACGCCCTCTCCTCA GAAGGATGTCTCTGGCCCCCGGAGAGCAGCGTGTCAGGCAGTGGAATCCCAGAG CCACAGGTCTATGCCCCACCGAGGCCCACCGACCGCCTGTCCATGCCCCCCTTCACCCAGAGGGACCGGTTCCACCGCTTCCAGCCCACCTACCCCTACCTGCAGCATGAGATCGACCTGCCACCCACCATCTCGCTGTCGGACGGGGAGGAGCCCCCACCCTACCAGGGCCCCTGCACTCTCCAGCTGCGGGACCCCGAGCAGCAGCTGGAGCTGAACCGGGAGTCGGTGCGTGCGCCCCCCAACCGAACCATCTTTGACAGCGACCTGATGGACAGTGCCACGCTGGGCGGTCCCTGTCCCCCCAGCAGTAACTCGGGCATCAGCGCCACGTGCTACGGGGGCGGCGGTCGCATGGAGGGGCCGCCCCCCACCTACAGCGAGGTCATCGGTCACTACCCCGGGTCTTCCTCCTTCCAACACCAGCAGAGCAGCGGGCCGTCCTCCTTGCTGGAGGGGCCCCGTCTCCCCCACGCACACATCTCACCCCTGGAGAGCACAGCTGCCTGGAGCcaagagaaggagaaacagaaaggacACCCTCTCTAG
- the PMEPA1 gene encoding protein TMEPAI isoform X3, with product MVMVVVITCLLSHYKLSARSFISRHSQARRRDDALSSEGCLWPPESSVSGSGIPEPQVYAPPRPTDRLSMPPFTQRDRFHRFQPTYPYLQHEIDLPPTISLSDGEEPPPYQGPCTLQLRDPEQQLELNRESVRAPPNRTIFDSDLMDSATLGGPCPPSSNSGISATCYGGGGRMEGPPPTYSEVIGHYPGSSSFQHQQSSGPSSLLEGPRLPHAHISPLESTAAWSQEKEKQKGHPL from the exons atggtgatggtggtggtgatcaCGTGCCTGCTGAGCCACTACAAGCTGTCCGCACGCTCCTTCATCAGCCGGCACAGCCAGGCCAGGAGGAGAGACGACGCCCTCTCCTCA GAAGGATGTCTCTGGCCCCCGGAGAGCAGCGTGTCAGGCAGTGGAATCCCAGAG CCACAGGTCTATGCCCCACCGAGGCCCACCGACCGCCTGTCCATGCCCCCCTTCACCCAGAGGGACCGGTTCCACCGCTTCCAGCCCACCTACCCCTACCTGCAGCATGAGATCGACCTGCCACCCACCATCTCGCTGTCGGACGGGGAGGAGCCCCCACCCTACCAGGGCCCCTGCACTCTCCAGCTGCGGGACCCCGAGCAGCAGCTGGAGCTGAACCGGGAGTCGGTGCGTGCGCCCCCCAACCGAACCATCTTTGACAGCGACCTGATGGACAGTGCCACGCTGGGCGGTCCCTGTCCCCCCAGCAGTAACTCGGGCATCAGCGCCACGTGCTACGGGGGCGGCGGTCGCATGGAGGGGCCGCCCCCCACCTACAGCGAGGTCATCGGTCACTACCCCGGGTCTTCCTCCTTCCAACACCAGCAGAGCAGCGGGCCGTCCTCCTTGCTGGAGGGGCCCCGTCTCCCCCACGCACACATCTCACCCCTGGAGAGCACAGCTGCCTGGAGCcaagagaaggagaaacagaaaggacACCCTCTCTAG